One window from the genome of Elephas maximus indicus isolate mEleMax1 chromosome 8, mEleMax1 primary haplotype, whole genome shotgun sequence encodes:
- the PTN gene encoding pleiotrophin isoform X2, which produces MQSQQYQQQRRKFAAAFLAFIFILAAVDNAQAGKKEKPEKKMKKSDCGEWQWSVCVPTSGDCGLGTREGTRTGAECKQTMKTQRCKIPCNWKKQFGAECKYQFQAWGECDLNTALKTRTGSLKRALHNADCQKTVTISKPCGKLTKAKPQESKKKKKEGKKQEKMLD; this is translated from the exons ATGCAGTCCCAACAGTACCAGCAGCAGCGTCGAAAATTTGCAGCTGCCTTCTTGGCATTCATTTTCATTTTGGCAGCTGTGGACAATGCTCAagcagggaagaaagagaaaccag aaaaaaaaatgaagaagtctgACTGTGGAGAGTGGcagtggagtgtgtgtgtgcccaCCAGTGGAGACTGTGGGCTGGGCACCCGGGAGGGCACCAGGACCGGAGCCGAGTGCAAGCAAACGATGAAGACCCAGCGATGTAAGATCCCCTGCAACTGGAAAAAGCAGTTCGGAG CGGAGTGCAAATACCAGTTCCAAGCCTGGGGAGAGTGCGACCTGAATACTGCCCTGAAGACCAGAACCGGCAGCCTGAAGCGAGCCCTGCACAACGCCGATTGCCAGAAGACTGTCACCATCTCCAAGCCCTGTGGGAAGCTGACCAAGGCCAAACCTCAAG